In Natronomonas halophila, one DNA window encodes the following:
- a CDS encoding cytochrome P450 — protein MSRSLPSPPDAGVLNALRFGTETFRFLEGIQSRFEDGTSIPVPGKGPLVLLTNPKLAREALERPEDFPRLEALDSAAMIAENGLVQSEGALWRQQRSVMGPAFGGQQVNAYADTTGERVEALAERWAEAGPQTLNLHRAATSLTVRVASEILLGEDIGKQRADTFHEWMRAAGEEFEFGPEIAMPDWVPTRTSPEFREAAEGIRGLAEDLIERRRADLAAGDEGMDMLTLLLEAEDDPEVDYPEHQIRDEVSTFLIAGHETTALSLTYTLALLSWNPETRERVREEAQAALGDGPPTHEDLANLQYTKRAYREALRLYPPAWAVFRQTEEPVDFGEYRIPGDSGVIVPLWSIHRDDRYFDDPERFDPDRWARRNPNDVEAYFPFSTGPHACIGQGFALAGATLTLARLVRDFDIEVAETELDSLRVTPTLRPTDGVTATVRPID, from the coding sequence ATGTCACGGAGTCTGCCGTCACCGCCGGACGCCGGCGTTCTGAACGCCCTGCGGTTCGGCACCGAGACGTTCCGTTTTCTGGAGGGTATCCAGTCCCGCTTCGAGGACGGCACCTCGATTCCGGTGCCCGGGAAGGGCCCGCTCGTCCTCCTGACGAACCCGAAACTCGCCCGTGAGGCCCTCGAACGGCCCGAGGACTTCCCACGCCTCGAAGCGCTTGATTCGGCGGCCATGATAGCCGAAAACGGCCTCGTCCAGAGCGAGGGCGCGCTGTGGCGACAGCAACGCTCCGTGATGGGGCCGGCGTTCGGCGGCCAGCAGGTCAACGCCTACGCGGACACCACCGGCGAACGCGTCGAGGCGCTCGCCGAGCGGTGGGCCGAGGCCGGCCCGCAGACCCTGAACCTCCATCGGGCTGCCACCTCGCTGACCGTTCGGGTCGCCTCCGAAATCCTGCTCGGCGAGGACATCGGCAAGCAGCGGGCCGACACCTTCCACGAGTGGATGCGCGCCGCCGGCGAGGAATTCGAGTTCGGCCCCGAAATCGCCATGCCCGACTGGGTGCCGACCCGGACGTCCCCGGAGTTCCGTGAGGCCGCCGAGGGGATTCGCGGCCTCGCGGAGGACCTCATCGAACGACGGCGCGCGGACCTCGCGGCGGGCGACGAGGGGATGGACATGCTGACGCTCCTGCTTGAGGCCGAGGACGACCCCGAGGTCGACTACCCCGAACATCAGATTCGCGACGAGGTGTCGACGTTCCTCATCGCCGGCCACGAGACGACGGCGCTGAGTCTCACCTACACGCTGGCGTTGCTGTCGTGGAACCCCGAAACCCGCGAGCGCGTCCGCGAGGAGGCCCAAGCCGCACTCGGCGATGGGCCGCCGACACACGAGGACCTCGCGAACCTGCAATACACCAAGCGCGCGTATCGGGAGGCCCTCCGGCTCTACCCGCCTGCGTGGGCCGTCTTCCGACAGACCGAAGAGCCGGTCGACTTCGGCGAGTACCGTATCCCGGGCGATTCGGGCGTCATCGTCCCGCTGTGGTCCATCCATCGCGACGACCGATATTTCGACGACCCCGAGCGGTTCGACCCCGACCGCTGGGCGCGGCGCAATCCGAACGACGTCGAGGCCTACTTCCCCTTCTCGACGGGGCCACACGCCTGTATCGGGCAGGGCTTTGCCCTCGCTGGTGCCACGCTCACGCTCGCACGACTGGTGCGGGACTTCGATATCGAGGTCGCCGAAACGGAGTTGGACTCCCTGCGAGTGACGCCGACGCTCCGACCGACCGACGGCGTGACGGCGACGGTCCGACCCATCGACTGA
- a CDS encoding fumarylacetoacetate hydrolase family protein yields MKFARIETPDGVLEGEYDDGTVHTDDGTYEPDEYDLLAPCEPSVFYCVGRNFGEKVDQMDYEIPEEPDFFIKPPVSLHPPETPIPYPSFSSELTYAGELAAVIDTECKNVSEDEVDDVVKGYTILNDLDCLDQERRTARKAFDSSGPLGPVIADIDPVGLDMTTHINGELRQEDNTENMFIKPREVISFLSERFTFKPGDVISFGSPANPGLVEPGDEIEIYYEGIGTLRNTVE; encoded by the coding sequence ATGAAGTTCGCACGCATTGAGACGCCCGACGGGGTGCTCGAAGGCGAGTACGACGACGGGACCGTCCACACCGACGACGGAACCTACGAACCCGACGAATACGACCTGCTGGCGCCGTGTGAGCCGTCCGTCTTCTACTGTGTCGGCCGCAACTTCGGCGAGAAGGTCGACCAGATGGACTACGAGATTCCCGAGGAACCCGACTTCTTCATCAAACCGCCCGTCTCCCTGCACCCGCCGGAGACGCCGATTCCGTACCCGAGTTTCTCCTCGGAACTCACCTACGCCGGCGAGTTGGCTGCCGTCATCGACACCGAATGCAAGAACGTCAGCGAGGACGAGGTCGACGACGTCGTCAAGGGCTACACCATCCTCAACGACCTCGACTGTCTGGACCAGGAACGCCGAACCGCCCGCAAGGCGTTCGACTCCTCGGGGCCGCTCGGCCCGGTCATCGCCGATATCGACCCCGTCGGGCTGGACATGACCACCCATATCAACGGCGAACTCCGCCAGGAAGACAACACCGAGAACATGTTCATCAAGCCGCGCGAGGTCATCTCGTTCCTCTCGGAGCGCTTCACGTTCAAGCCGGGCGACGTCATCTCCTTCGGTAGCCCCGCCAACCCCGGTCTCGTCGAACCGGGCGACGAAATCGAGATTTACTACGAGGGTATCGGTACCCTCCGGAACACGGTCGAATAA
- a CDS encoding hemolysin family protein yields MAVDLAFSAGRLFIALFLVALNGFFVASEFAFVRVRSTSVEQLVAEGKAGADTLDAVMKNLDDYLAVTQLGITLASLGLGWAGEPAVATLIEPVLGTLLPPSLLHLVAFAIAFSFITFLHVVFGELAPKTIAIADAERVSLFVAPPMRFCYLLFYPALIVFNGTANAFTRMLGVPPASETDETLEEREIRRVLARAGEAGNVDTAEVEMIDRVFALDDTTVREVMVPRPDVTSLPADASLAEIRATVLESGHTRYPVVGEEDQVVGFVDVKDVLQASEEDRDTTAGDLAREVLVVPETVSIDQLLLQFRSEHQQMAAVIDEWGGFEGIATVEDVVEIVVGDLRDEFDTETGEPSIRRQSDGDYEMDGGVSLWAASDALGVDLESADYDTVGGLVLERLDRAPEPGDSIEIAGHVIEVESIEGSRIATLLVREADGEDAAEAADGDSEATDDSQT; encoded by the coding sequence ATGGCGGTAGACCTCGCGTTCTCGGCGGGTCGGCTCTTCATAGCGCTGTTTCTCGTGGCGCTGAACGGCTTCTTCGTCGCCTCGGAGTTCGCCTTCGTCCGGGTTCGCTCGACGTCGGTCGAGCAACTCGTCGCCGAGGGGAAGGCCGGTGCCGACACGCTCGATGCGGTGATGAAGAACCTCGACGACTATCTGGCCGTCACCCAACTCGGCATCACGCTCGCATCGCTCGGACTGGGGTGGGCCGGCGAACCCGCCGTCGCGACACTCATCGAACCCGTGCTGGGCACGCTCCTGCCGCCGTCGCTCCTCCATCTGGTCGCCTTCGCCATCGCCTTTTCCTTTATCACGTTCCTCCACGTCGTCTTCGGCGAACTCGCGCCGAAGACCATCGCCATCGCCGATGCCGAACGCGTCTCGCTTTTCGTCGCGCCGCCGATGCGGTTCTGCTATCTCCTCTTCTATCCGGCACTCATCGTCTTCAACGGGACGGCCAACGCCTTCACGCGAATGCTCGGCGTGCCGCCGGCCTCCGAGACCGACGAGACGCTCGAAGAACGCGAGATACGGCGCGTGCTGGCACGGGCCGGCGAGGCGGGCAACGTCGACACCGCCGAAGTCGAGATGATAGACCGCGTCTTCGCGCTCGACGACACCACCGTTCGGGAGGTTATGGTCCCCCGGCCGGACGTGACGAGTCTGCCGGCCGACGCCTCGCTGGCGGAGATTCGAGCGACCGTCCTGGAATCCGGCCACACGCGGTATCCGGTCGTCGGCGAGGAAGATCAGGTCGTCGGCTTCGTCGACGTCAAGGACGTCCTGCAGGCAAGCGAGGAAGACCGGGACACGACCGCGGGCGACCTCGCCCGCGAGGTGCTCGTCGTCCCGGAGACGGTCAGCATCGACCAACTCCTCTTGCAGTTCCGAAGCGAGCACCAGCAGATGGCTGCCGTCATCGACGAATGGGGCGGCTTCGAGGGCATCGCGACCGTCGAGGACGTCGTCGAAATCGTGGTCGGCGACCTCCGCGACGAGTTCGACACCGAGACGGGCGAGCCGTCGATACGCCGCCAGTCTGACGGCGACTACGAGATGGACGGCGGCGTCTCCCTGTGGGCCGCCAGCGACGCGCTGGGCGTCGACCTCGAAAGCGCCGACTACGATACCGTCGGCGGACTGGTGCTCGAACGGCTCGACCGCGCCCCCGAACCCGGCGACAGCATCGAAATCGCCGGCCACGTCATCGAAGTCGAGAGCATCGAGGGGTCACGCATCGCGACGCTGCTGGTTCGGGAAGCCGACGGGGAAGACGCGGCCGAGGCTGCCGATGGCGATTCCGAAGCTACCGACGACTCGCAGACGTAA
- a CDS encoding AAA family ATPase — protein sequence MSRTGQSTGDSGERRPELVVVCGLPGVGKSTVARAVADRLDAAVLRTDVVRKELFDDPKYTSEESTTVYNELLARARDRLADGESVVLDATFKTRSRRREARDIAAEVDADFRLVHVDCDTEVVERRIAARDDVSDADFEVHLQFKDRFEPIEMDHERIDNSGAESETVQQVEATF from the coding sequence ATGTCACGAACAGGTCAGTCGACAGGGGATTCGGGGGAAAGACGACCAGAACTGGTCGTCGTCTGTGGGCTTCCCGGCGTCGGTAAATCCACCGTCGCCCGCGCCGTTGCGGACCGACTGGACGCGGCCGTCCTGCGGACGGACGTGGTGCGGAAGGAACTCTTCGACGACCCGAAGTACACCAGCGAGGAGAGTACGACGGTCTACAACGAACTCCTCGCCCGCGCTCGCGACCGTCTCGCAGATGGGGAGTCGGTCGTTCTCGATGCGACGTTCAAGACCCGCAGTCGGCGGCGCGAGGCCCGCGATATCGCTGCGGAGGTCGACGCCGACTTCCGCCTCGTGCACGTCGACTGCGATACCGAGGTGGTCGAACGCCGTATCGCCGCCCGCGACGACGTCAGCGACGCCGACTTCGAGGTTCACCTCCAGTTCAAGGACCGCTTCGAGCCGATCGAGATGGACCACGAGCGCATCGACAACTCGGGCGCGGAATCCGAAACCGTCCAGCAGGTCGAAGCGACGTTCTGA
- a CDS encoding ArsR/SmtB family transcription factor — MGEDRSIEDVLDTIGDQHARTVLAAISREPRSAKELAESCDLSLPTIYRRLELLQDHDLVTEQTAVAEDGNHYNVYKCNFDSTVIQLEDDEYKVRIYRKENLPDRFTQLWDDLGGE; from the coding sequence GTGGGCGAGGACCGCAGTATCGAAGACGTTCTGGACACCATCGGCGACCAGCACGCACGGACCGTGCTCGCCGCGATTAGCCGTGAGCCTCGGTCGGCCAAGGAACTCGCGGAGTCGTGTGACCTCTCGCTGCCGACCATCTACCGGCGGCTGGAACTCCTGCAGGACCACGACCTCGTGACCGAGCAGACGGCCGTCGCCGAGGACGGCAACCACTACAACGTCTACAAATGCAACTTCGACAGCACCGTCATTCAACTGGAAGACGACGAGTACAAGGTCCGCATCTATCGAAAGGAGAACCTTCCGGACCGCTTTACCCAACTGTGGGACGACCTCGGCGGCGAGTGA
- a CDS encoding GNAT family N-acetyltransferase encodes MPGPRVASDDRVSLRLAESEDIPFLQRASADPDIRYPLGNPVRSREEIDVPGDGDTFVVCLEDDPAASGQPADDELRKIGQVSVMDADYKRPELGYWLVPSVHGEGYGTTAVSLAIDYVFREYDTPAVGAEAFAFNDASRGLLESLGFSEEGRRRKYMFVDGAHRDMVLYGLLRSEWDCA; translated from the coding sequence ATGCCCGGTCCACGCGTCGCCAGCGACGACCGCGTCTCCCTCCGTCTCGCCGAATCCGAGGACATTCCCTTTTTGCAGCGGGCGAGCGCCGACCCCGACATCCGGTACCCGCTCGGCAATCCGGTCCGAAGCCGCGAGGAAATCGACGTTCCCGGCGACGGCGATACCTTCGTCGTCTGCCTCGAAGACGACCCCGCGGCATCCGGCCAGCCGGCCGACGACGAACTCAGGAAAATCGGTCAGGTGAGCGTCATGGATGCCGACTACAAGCGGCCGGAACTCGGCTACTGGCTCGTCCCCTCGGTCCACGGCGAGGGCTACGGCACGACGGCCGTCTCGCTGGCCATCGACTACGTCTTCCGTGAGTACGACACCCCCGCCGTCGGTGCGGAGGCGTTCGCTTTCAACGACGCCTCCCGTGGTCTGCTGGAGTCGCTCGGATTCAGCGAGGAAGGCCGCCGTCGCAAGTACATGTTCGTCGACGGCGCCCATCGCGATATGGTCCTCTACGGCCTGCTCAGAAGCGAGTGGGACTGCGCGTAG
- a CDS encoding PAS domain-containing response regulator, which translates to MAAERDGSDEEVDTGSDDGNVISVVYIDDYEELCELTAVGLEEASDRLSVTKVTDPTVATESLLDYDCIVSDYEMPERDGLELLRQVRVLDDEIPFILYTGEGSEDVASDAIELDVTDYLTKSGGSERFTRLAHRVESVVDARRATEAAQQTREQAADAIERERARFRALIEHSPAATGVLDESGTFEYVSPSIERITGHAPRELVDESAFDYVHEEDRERLITEFQRCLENPSYRPTVEYQFEHENGDWRYLETTGVNRLDDPAVEGFIVNTRDITQRKRTEKRLRRERDLTERVLEVTPTPVLVFDSDGVIRRANDRAAEVFDTRKSDIVGLSPSAEDIEFRDSDGETIGDGEYLWELVTNAKRAIRDVDCEVSFSTGDYRLTVSAAPLQQSTKPLIVVSVDEIEPIEVIGDNNT; encoded by the coding sequence ATGGCCGCCGAACGTGACGGAAGCGACGAGGAGGTGGACACCGGATCGGACGATGGAAACGTGATTTCGGTCGTTTATATCGACGATTACGAGGAGCTCTGCGAACTCACGGCGGTGGGACTCGAAGAGGCAAGCGACCGCCTGTCGGTGACGAAGGTGACCGACCCCACCGTCGCCACGGAATCGTTGCTCGACTACGACTGCATCGTCTCGGATTACGAGATGCCCGAACGGGACGGCCTCGAACTGCTTCGGCAGGTCCGGGTGCTCGACGACGAGATCCCTTTCATCCTCTATACCGGCGAGGGCTCGGAGGACGTCGCCAGCGACGCCATCGAACTCGACGTGACCGATTACCTGACCAAAAGCGGTGGCTCGGAGCGGTTCACGCGCTTGGCCCACCGCGTCGAAAGCGTGGTCGACGCACGGCGGGCCACCGAAGCGGCCCAGCAGACCCGCGAGCAGGCCGCCGATGCCATCGAACGCGAGCGCGCCCGGTTCCGCGCGCTCATCGAACACTCGCCGGCCGCGACGGGCGTTCTCGATGAATCCGGCACCTTCGAATACGTCAGCCCCTCCATCGAGCGAATCACCGGCCACGCACCTCGCGAACTCGTCGACGAATCCGCCTTCGACTACGTCCACGAGGAGGACCGCGAACGGCTCATCACGGAGTTTCAGCGGTGTCTCGAAAACCCGTCGTACCGCCCGACCGTCGAATACCAGTTCGAACACGAAAACGGCGATTGGCGCTACCTCGAGACGACGGGCGTCAATCGGCTCGACGACCCGGCCGTCGAGGGGTTCATCGTCAACACGCGCGATATCACCCAGCGCAAGCGGACGGAAAAGCGCCTGCGTCGGGAGCGTGACTTGACCGAGCGCGTCCTAGAGGTTACGCCGACGCCGGTGCTGGTGTTCGACAGCGATGGCGTCATCCGCCGGGCGAACGACCGGGCGGCGGAGGTCTTCGATACCCGCAAGTCGGACATCGTGGGGCTTTCGCCGTCGGCGGAAGATATCGAGTTCCGGGATTCGGACGGCGAGACTATCGGCGACGGGGAGTACCTCTGGGAACTCGTCACCAACGCCAAGCGGGCCATCCGTGACGTCGACTGTGAGGTGTCGTTTTCGACCGGCGATTATCGGCTGACCGTCAGCGCCGCGCCGCTGCAGCAATCGACCAAACCGCTCATCGTCGTCTCCGTCGACGAAATCGAGCCCATCGAGGTCATCGGCGATAACAACACGTAA
- a CDS encoding redox-regulated ATPase YchF, giving the protein MSYTVGLVGKPSVGKSTFFNAATMNDVPEGAYPFTTIDPSVGEAYVRVPCAAPDFDETCTPDTGFCRDDERFVPIKLVDVAGLIPGAHEGAGLGNQFLTDLNEADVLVHVVDFSGQTDAEGEPTEGHDPRDDIDFLEHELDMWYLDILERGIERYEGAYNVEETDIETELAEQMTAFRTNEDEIKRLIRRVGLGFEPEAWDESDREELAREIRKETKPIVIAANKMDTPDAQANYEEIVEDPDYDHLTIVPASAHAEKALKSADENGVVEYTPGDDSFDIVGDISDDQQAGLDQIAEFVEEYGGTGVQGALEDAFFDVLGMVAVFPGSSGGLGTADGKVLPDCFLLPEGSTTSDFAYHIHSDLGDGLLHGVDCRANRQIGSDHELSHRDVVELVTTN; this is encoded by the coding sequence ATGAGCTACACCGTCGGACTCGTCGGCAAGCCCTCTGTCGGCAAGTCCACCTTTTTCAATGCGGCGACGATGAACGACGTGCCGGAGGGCGCCTACCCCTTTACGACCATCGACCCCTCGGTCGGCGAGGCCTACGTTCGCGTCCCCTGTGCGGCCCCCGATTTCGACGAGACCTGCACGCCGGATACCGGCTTCTGCCGCGACGACGAGCGGTTCGTCCCCATCAAACTCGTGGACGTTGCCGGCCTGATTCCCGGCGCCCACGAGGGCGCGGGTCTCGGCAACCAGTTCCTGACCGACCTCAACGAGGCCGACGTGCTCGTCCACGTCGTCGACTTCTCCGGGCAGACCGACGCCGAGGGCGAACCCACTGAGGGCCACGACCCCCGCGACGACATCGACTTCCTCGAACACGAACTCGACATGTGGTATCTCGACATCCTCGAACGCGGTATCGAGCGCTACGAGGGCGCCTACAACGTCGAGGAGACCGACATCGAGACCGAACTCGCCGAGCAGATGACGGCCTTCCGGACCAACGAGGACGAAATCAAACGCCTCATCCGCCGCGTCGGGCTCGGCTTCGAACCCGAAGCGTGGGACGAGTCCGACCGCGAGGAACTGGCCCGCGAAATCCGCAAGGAAACCAAACCCATCGTCATCGCGGCTAACAAGATGGATACACCCGACGCACAGGCAAACTACGAGGAAATCGTCGAGGACCCCGACTACGACCACCTCACTATCGTCCCCGCCAGCGCCCACGCCGAGAAGGCCCTCAAAAGTGCCGACGAGAACGGCGTCGTCGAGTACACGCCCGGCGACGATAGCTTCGATATCGTCGGCGATATCTCCGACGACCAGCAGGCCGGCCTCGACCAGATTGCCGAGTTCGTCGAGGAGTACGGCGGCACCGGCGTTCAGGGCGCCCTCGAAGACGCCTTCTTTGACGTCCTCGGGATGGTCGCGGTCTTCCCCGGTTCGTCGGGCGGCCTCGGCACCGCCGACGGCAAGGTCCTCCCCGACTGCTTCCTCCTGCCCGAGGGCTCGACCACCTCGGATTTCGCCTACCACATCCACTCGGACCTCGGTGACGGCCTGCTGCACGGTGTCGACTGCCGCGCGAACCGGCAGATCGGTAGCGACCACGAACTCTCCCACCGGGACGTCGTCGAACTCGTCACGACGAACTGA
- a CDS encoding universal stress protein encodes MYDSVLLPTDGSDNASEALEHAIGAAEAYDAELHIASIIDRRVVLAAETDDKDEVQAELAEEAEEAVSELAERAEDAGIDVTTATPEGVPHREIQTYAESAGIDLLVLGTHGRTGREKRLNLGSTTERVVKATDRPLLVVDIS; translated from the coding sequence ATGTACGATTCAGTACTGCTGCCGACCGACGGCAGCGACAACGCCTCCGAGGCACTCGAACACGCTATCGGCGCCGCCGAGGCCTACGATGCCGAGCTGCATATCGCCTCCATCATCGACCGACGCGTCGTGCTGGCGGCCGAAACGGACGACAAAGACGAGGTTCAGGCCGAACTGGCCGAGGAAGCCGAGGAGGCCGTTTCCGAACTCGCCGAACGGGCCGAAGACGCCGGTATCGACGTCACGACCGCGACGCCCGAGGGCGTCCCCCACCGCGAAATTCAAACCTACGCCGAGTCGGCGGGCATCGACCTGCTCGTGCTCGGTACCCACGGCCGCACCGGCCGCGAGAAACGCCTCAACCTCGGCAGCACGACCGAGCGTGTCGTCAAGGCGACCGACCGGCCGCTGTTGGTCGTTGATATTAGCTAA
- a CDS encoding DUF7521 family protein yields MVDVLQGVLILMRLVLFGLSLGLTLISFQAYSKRGSDRLQYAFIGFAFVSMGVAVTNLTTQVGVSGDLGRELLYLQIAETVPFIVGFTMIYISLYR; encoded by the coding sequence ATGGTCGATGTTCTACAGGGCGTCCTCATCCTGATGCGGCTGGTCCTTTTCGGTCTCTCGCTCGGACTGACCCTCATCAGTTTTCAGGCGTACTCGAAACGCGGGAGTGACCGCCTCCAGTACGCCTTTATCGGGTTCGCGTTCGTCAGCATGGGCGTGGCGGTGACGAACCTGACGACACAGGTCGGCGTCAGCGGCGACCTCGGACGGGAACTGCTCTATCTTCAGATCGCCGAGACGGTTCCGTTCATCGTCGGCTTCACGATGATTTATATATCCCTCTATCGCTGA